Part of the Thermoplasmata archaeon genome is shown below.
CGCATCGACGTCGGACGGTCCGACCGGTAGATACGCTCGGCGCGGTCACCGGGAGAGCGGAAGCGGGGAGCCGGATTTGAACCGGCGAACGCCTTCGCGACGGGATCTCTTCGCCGGACGGCCGGCGTTTAAGTCCCGCGCCGTTTCCGGGCTTGGCTATCCCCGCGCGGTCAGCGGGCGGCCGCGGCCTCGGGCGCTGGCGCGGCCCGGGCCGCGCCCTTCTTCACCGAGACGCGGCGAGGGAAGTACTTCAGCAGCACGACATCGTTCACCGCGGACACCCAGCGGTAGGGGACGTTGACGGGTCGCGAGTCGTCGACTAACATCGGGCTCGTCTCCTCGACGTACAACCCGTCCGCCTTGGCCGCCTCGACGTCGACGACGACGTTGTCGACCTCGCCCAGCAATCGTCCGTCCGGCGTGTAGATCTGGCGCCCCAGGAGCTCGGTCATCTCGACCAGCATCGGAATGTCTCCCGAAGTAGCGAAGACCGGCGACCCCTTTTTATCACTTTGGGCGCAGGGGACGCGTTCGGACGGCGCTGTCGATCCCGGCGCGAGTGATCGCCCGAGCCGTGCGGGTCCGCCCCCTCCGCCGCCGATCGGTGGAGGTCCCGCTCGTCCGTCGAGCGAGGCCGCCGGTGTGAACGGTTATCGCACTCCCCAAAAACCTAGCGCGACCTTTATGTAGCGCGGTTCCTCACGGGACGACATGCGCCGAGGGATGCGCTGGCTGACGTGGATACTGGGACTGGGGCTGCTCTCGTTCGTGGCCGTGGGGCTCATCGCGGCCCCGGTCGGAGCGGCGGCGGTCGAACACTTTGCGCCTGCGAACTCGAGCGCGACGGAGAAGGCCACGTCGATCGCCGCGACGGGCCCCCCCTCGATCGAGCTCACCTACACCACCCTCCCGCCACCGTTCACGGTGGTGCCGTTCAACCTGACGATCTCGGTCAGCGTGATCAACGCCACGATCAGCCCGACGAACATGTCGCTCTGGGCGACCATCTATGACGTGACGAACGAGTTTCCGTGCTCGGTGGTGAGCCTCAACTCCTCGGTCGCGACGGGCGTGTCGACCTACACGCTGGACGTCAACGCCACCAACCTCGCTCCGGCGATCGCGAACCCGGGCTGCAACCCGTACGCCGACAAGATGGGATTCATCGCGGGCGCGACGATCACGAACTCGGTGACCACCAACGGCTCGTCGACCGAGGTCTCGACGTACCTCAACGGACTTCAGCCGACCGTTGTGGGCCTGCTCTCCCCGCTGACGGCGGAGACGGGTCTCGGGAACGTGACGTTCCTCGCGTTCGCGAGCGGGCAGTTCATCTCGGGGTTGTCGATCGCGGTGTCGCTGAACTCGACGGTCGTCTTCCACGCGGTCCTGCTGCAATCGTCCAACTATTCCGGGCAGTACACCCCGGTGGTATGGGACGCGGCGTCCGCCGGTGCCTACAAGTTCTCGCTGGCGCTCACGACCACGTACGGGAACGACACCTACTACAACGGGACGCTGACGATCACCTCACCCGGTTCCACGACCATCACGGTCACGACCCAGACCAGCACCTGGCACAACCAGACGCTGATCCCGGGCGTCTCGCCGGCGGTCGGGGGCACGATCCTGATGGTGATCGGACTGCTCGTCGGCATCATCGCGGCCCTCCTGATCGGCCGGTCGATGGCGAACACGTCGGCCAAGCCCGCGCCGGCCCAGCAGTGGAGCGGCGAGGCCAAGGCGAACACCTGTAGCGTCTGCGGCCAGAGCTTCGGCTCGGCCGAGGAGCTCGCGGCGCACCAGAAGTCCGAGCACGGGATGAGCTGAGAAGCTCCCCCGGCCCGTGGCCAACCCCTTCTCCCGGTTCCTTCGGTTCCAGCGAGAAGGCGCGGACGTCCGGCGCCCGAGGGCTCGGACCCCGTCCGTCAGCTCGCGGGTTCGGCGCCCGACTCCGGCGGGAGGCGACGCACCTGGGTGCGGTACATCTCGAGCAGCTCGTCGGAGGTCGTCGCGTCGGTGGAGCCCTTGTCGTCCCGGACCCGGCCCGTGAAGCGGGGGAACCGCAGCGCGAGCCCTCCGCCCGCCCGCACGCGGTTCATCGCCGCCCGGTGGACCGGGCTCACGGTCAGCTCGGCTCCGCGAACCTCCAGGACGACCTCGGGCCGGAACCAGGCATCGGGGACGAGGCCGGTCTCGACCTCGGGCGGGGGGTGGGGGACGGCGAGGGCCCGCATGCGCTTGGACAGCGCCTCGAGGCTCGCGTCGTCGAAGCCGGTCCCGACCTTCGTGAACGACTCGAACCGCTCGCGGTGGGGGTCGTAGACCGCCAGCAGGAACGCTCCGAAACGCCCCGCCCGACGGCCACGGCCGTGGAACCCCCCGACGATGACCCCATCGATCGAGTCGCCCAGGGCCGCCGTGTACTCTCGCTTGTACTTGATCCACCAAAAGCCGCGCGCGCCGGCGCGGTAGCGGCTCTCGGGGCTCAAGGACTTCGCCATCACGCCTTCCGCCCCGGCGGCGACGGCCTCCTCGAAGAACGCCGTGGCAGCCTCGACGGACTCCACCGTCCGCTGCTCCGCGAGCGCGATCGTGTCGTTGGGCCGCACGAGCTCGCTCAGCGTCCGACGTCGCTCGGGGAACGGCCGCTCGTAGACCCCCTCGGAACCGTCCAGGAGGACGTCGAACAGGAACAGCGCGACGGGGATCTCCGCCTGGACCTTGTCGAGATCGTGCTTGCGGCCCCGGCGACGCGAGACCTCCTGGAAGGGCCGGATCTCCCCCGTCGACGGGTCGATCGGAACGCACTCGCCTTCGACGATCGCGGGGTGCCGCCGCAGGGCGGACGGCAGGGCCCGCGCGACGTCGGGGAACTGCGCGCCGATCTCCTCGAGGCGACGGGAGAACAGGCGTACCCGCCCATCGCGGGCGACGTGGGCCTGGACCCGGAGCCCGTCGTACTTGTACTCGAGGGCGGCCGTCCCGCCCATCCGCCGGAGGATCGAGGCGAGATCCGGCTCGCGCTCGGCCAGCATCGGCCGGATCGGCCGGCCGACCTCGAGGTGGATCTCCGCCAGCCCGGCCGGGCCGCGGGCCGCGAGCGCCTGCGCGACGAGCCCGAGGTCGCTCGACAGGTTGTAGGCCTCCTCGATGCGCGCCCTGGCGGCCTTGTCGGAGTCGGCGAAGGCGGAAGAGAGACCGTCCAGGATCGTCTGGTCCCGCACGCCGAGGCGGAGCTCGCCCAGCACGAACCGGACGATGTACTTCGCCTCGGACGGGCTCGCCCGCCCGAGCAGGCCCACGATCGAGGTGACCTTCTGCTCCTGCGAGCCCTCGCCCGAGGTGCGCGCGATCTCCCGGAGCGTCGCGTAGACCCCTTCCAGGTCGAGGGCCGAGTCGGCGACCGGCGTTCCGCGGGCCTCGAGGAGCTCGGCGACGACCGAACCGAGGTCGCCCCGCACGCGCAGGCGTTCGGCGACCCGGGAGTCCGGCGCGCCGGTCGCGAGGACGACCGCGCGTCGGGCGAGCGAGGCGCCGACCCCCAGCTCGACCCCCTCGAACTCCGGCCGCAGGATCCCCTGCGAGAGGTAGACGACCGGCACGATCAGCTTCGGAGCAAGCGGCGCGAACAGCTCGCCCAGCACCCGACGGCGGTCCGTCCGCTTGCTGGTTCCTTCGAGCTGGTCGTAGGCCCGGACGAGGTCAGCGAGCTTCATCCGGTCGGCCCGCGCCGATCGAACTCCGCAGCGCCTTTAGATTATCGACCACGCGGCCGCGCGCGAAGACGGAATCGCCGCAAACGAAGAAGGTCGCGCCGGCCCGGGCCGCCAGCGCGGCCGTCTCCGTCGTGATCCCACCGTCGACGGAAAGGTCCGCGGCCGACCCGAGTCGGTCGAGGCGGGCGCGAGCGTCGGACAGCTTCGGGCCCGATTCCGGCAGGAACTTCTGGCCGGAGAAGCCCGGGTGGACGCTCATCACGAGCAGCTGATCGACGCGGTCGAGCCACGGCGCTACGTCGTCGAGCGGGGTCGGCGGGCGGACCGCGATCCCGGCCTGCGCGCCGAGGTCGTGGATCCGTCGGATCGTCTCGCCCGGCTCGACGTCCGCCTCCCGATGGAAGACGATCGTCGTTCCGCCGGCCTCCACGAAGGTCGGTACGAACTGGTCCGGGTGCGAGACCATGAGGTGGATGTCGAGCGGCAGACGCGTCGAGCGGCGCGTCGCCCGCACGAGCGCGGGCCCGAAGGAGATGTTCGGCACGAAGTGGCCGTCCATCACGTCCAGGTGGAGCGCGTCCGCGCCGCCCTCTTCCGCGAGGCGGATCGCCTCGGCGAGGCGGGCGAAGTCGGCGCTCAGGAGCGAGGGCGCGAGCCGGCGGGGACGGGGCGGCACGGCGGGGCGCAACGACAAGGGTATTTATACCCCCGTTCGGCTTGGGGCCCCGAGTTCGGTGGACCCGAACCGATAGGTGACAGAATGGTTGGAATCTCGGATCGACGTGGCGTAACGACGGCGGTCGGAGCCTTGATCCTGGTGATCGTCGTGGTGCTCGCCGGTGGCCTGACGGCCGTCGGGCTGAACAGCATCGCCGGGAACAAGTCCGCCTCCACGAGCAGCACGACCAAGAGTTGCGTGCCGGTGTCGAGCCCGCAATGTCAGACCTTGGCGAATGTGCATGACGTAACCCTTCTCGTCCCGGTCCAGAATAGTTTCATCGGTCAAAGCGTACCCTTCACCGCGTCTCTCCCCGCGGGAGAGATCGCGTCGAGCTTCACCTTCAACTTCGGTGATGGCTCCGCTCCGCAGCAGGTCGTCGGGAGTTCGAACTCGGCCACCGCCGACTACGCCTACTCCTCGCCGGGGACCTACCTCGTCACGGTCACCGCGAGCGTGAACGGAGTCACGCACGACAACATCCACAACATCGGCTGGATCCAGGTCCAGTCGACGTACTCGGTCCCCGCGGCGGAGCTCGTGCCCGCCGTGACGGTCGCGATCACGTCGAACGGGACCTCGGGCGCGGCGTCCCCCACGGGCGTCGTCGCCACCGGCGCCACCGTGAGCTTCGCGGGCAGCTACACCGCGACCCCGGTGAACCCGATCTACTCGGGCACGACCCCCAGCATCAGCGTGCTGACGGGCCCGAGCGGGGGCGCGTCGGTCACGA
Proteins encoded:
- the rpe gene encoding ribulose-phosphate 3-epimerase, yielding MPPRPRRLAPSLLSADFARLAEAIRLAEEGGADALHLDVMDGHFVPNISFGPALVRATRRSTRLPLDIHLMVSHPDQFVPTFVEAGGTTIVFHREADVEPGETIRRIHDLGAQAGIAVRPPTPLDDVAPWLDRVDQLLVMSVHPGFSGQKFLPESGPKLSDARARLDRLGSAADLSVDGGITTETAALAARAGATFFVCGDSVFARGRVVDNLKALRSSIGAGRPDEAR
- a CDS encoding ATP-dependent DNA ligase encodes the protein MKLADLVRAYDQLEGTSKRTDRRRVLGELFAPLAPKLIVPVVYLSQGILRPEFEGVELGVGASLARRAVVLATGAPDSRVAERLRVRGDLGSVVAELLEARGTPVADSALDLEGVYATLREIARTSGEGSQEQKVTSIVGLLGRASPSEAKYIVRFVLGELRLGVRDQTILDGLSSAFADSDKAARARIEEAYNLSSDLGLVAQALAARGPAGLAEIHLEVGRPIRPMLAEREPDLASILRRMGGTAALEYKYDGLRVQAHVARDGRVRLFSRRLEEIGAQFPDVARALPSALRRHPAIVEGECVPIDPSTGEIRPFQEVSRRRGRKHDLDKVQAEIPVALFLFDVLLDGSEGVYERPFPERRRTLSELVRPNDTIALAEQRTVESVEAATAFFEEAVAAGAEGVMAKSLSPESRYRAGARGFWWIKYKREYTAALGDSIDGVIVGGFHGRGRRAGRFGAFLLAVYDPHRERFESFTKVGTGFDDASLEALSKRMRALAVPHPPPEVETGLVPDAWFRPEVVLEVRGAELTVSPVHRAAMNRVRAGGGLALRFPRFTGRVRDDKGSTDATTSDELLEMYRTQVRRLPPESGAEPAS
- a CDS encoding PRC-barrel domain-containing protein gives rise to the protein MLVEMTELLGRQIYTPDGRLLGEVDNVVVDVEAAKADGLYVEETSPMLVDDSRPVNVPYRWVSAVNDVVLLKYFPRRVSVKKGAARAAPAPEAAAAR